The Constrictibacter sp. MBR-5 region GGACGGACTCGCCGACACGGAAACGAGCGACGCCGTTCTCGCCTGGCCTGCGGTCATCACGCCGCGGACGGCGGAACAGCCATGGCCCGAGCGCCTGATCATCGACGACCTGCTGCGCGGCAAGCATCAGGCGGGATGGATCGAGTGCCGGATCTCGCACGTCAAGGTCACCCTGGGCGCGGACGGCCCGCCACGCGCGAAGGCATATGTCGGGTTTCTGGAGGTGACGAACAGGACGGTCCCGAGCCGGATCGCCCCCGAACCGGCGGCGCCACTGCCTGCGCGCATCTCCACGACCACGCAGACCCGATCGCTCCAACAGGCGTGCGACGCCGCCATCCGGTTTCTCCTCGATGCCCGCACGCAGACCGGATGGTGGCTCGACTATGACGGCTTCGCCGAAGGCACGAGCGACGAGTGGGTTACCGCCTATGTCGGGCATGCCCTCGCGGGCACGGACGGCGCCGGACGTGCGGCGGCAGGCCTCGCCTGGGCCCTCCTGTCCGGGCGGAGCCGGAGCCGGCCCGGCTGGGGCTGGAACCACGCCGAGCCGGCGGATGCCGACAGTACGGCGTGGGCGGTCCGGCTGGCGCAGCGCCTGGGGCAGGCCGACACATCGGCCGCGTCGGCAGGAACCGCGTTCCTGCACGCGCACATCGACGATACGGGCGGCGTGACGACGTATCGGCGCGCCCAGCACGGCGAATGGTCCGGGGACCGTGCTGTGAATGCCGGATGGTTCGCCAGCCACGCCTGCGTGACCGCAGCCGCGGCCGGCCTGACCGCCCTGCGGCCGCGGCTGCGGGGGTATCTCGAAACGGCGCAGGGCGACGATGGCGCCTGGGACGGCTACTGGTGGGCCGATCGAGCCTATGCCACGGCGCTCGCGGCCGACGCGTTGCGCGAGGATGCTCCCGAGGCGGCACGGCGTGCGGCGCGCTGGGCCGCGGCGCGACTGGACGCCGGGTCTGCGACGCGCCTCGCTGCACACCAGGATCCGTTCGGCACGGCACTTGCGCTCCGTACGGCGCTGCCTGCTGTCCGCCGGCCGGATGACCTGGCGGCGGCGTTGAACGATCTGCTCGCCGCACAGCGCGTCGACGGCTCCTGGACCGGTTCCGCGCATCTGCGCATCCCAAATGCCCGCGACGCCGTCGTTCCTGCGTGCGACAATCGTGCGACGTTCACGACCGCGACCGTACTGGAAACGCTCACGGTCCTGCGACAGGCGGCGGTGTCGGCATGAGCGTCTTCGGCGCAGGCGATCCACCCGAAGGCTATGTGCGCGATCCTTTCGAAGTTCTCGGACGGATGCCGGCGGTCTGCCCGGTCCGGCTGGCCGATCGCGAGGGGTGGGCGGTCTCGGATCGCAGCGCAATCCTCGCCGCGCTGCGCGACGACCGGCTGTCCATCACCGACAGTTCGAGCTTCACCGACCGGACGCCGGCCTTCCGCAGTTCCGTTGTGCGGATGCTGAGGAGTTGGTTCGCCCATGAAGCCGGGGAAGAACTGCCCGCACTGGTCGAAAAGGCCTGCGCCGACGCGGCGGGACCTCTCCTGGCGGCCTCGCAGGCCGATCTGGTGAGCGATATCGCCCGCGCCGTTCCGCTCGTAGTGATGGCCGAGCTTCTCGGCGTCCCCCCCGCCCATCGTCAGGGACTGGGACGGCTCGCGGGCGGCCTCCTCGAATCCTACGATTCCGGCCGGGGCGAGAGCATCGCCGGCGGCGGCCGGTCCAAGCAGGGGCTGGACGGCTACTTCGCTCTGCACCTGACACAGACGCAGATCGCGACGCCGCTGCTCGACGAGTTGCGCGACCTCGGCCTGAAGCACGGTATCCCCGTTGCGGCCATGGCCGATGTCTGCACCAAGCTGCTCGTCGCCGGCACGACGACGACTGCCGGGTGCCTGGCGTCGATCCTCGCCTGGCTGCTGGAGGATCCCGCCGCCTATCGCACATGTGCGGAACGGGCGGATGCCGACATGCCGGCGCTGGTGGAGGACCTGATCCGCCTGCGGAGCCCGGTTCTGGCGCTGAAGCGGATGGCCACGGCGGCGGCGACGGTCGCCGGCACGCCGGTTGCGGCCGGGACACGCGTCTACCTGCTCACGGCCGCGGCGAACAGGGAGCGCGGGACTGCCGCACCCGATTGCCCGGCGGCAGAGCCGACGCAGCGGCACCTCTCCTTCGGCAGAGGGCGCCATGCGTGCCTGGGCGCGCCCCTCGCGCGGCTGGAGATCCGCACGGCGCTCACCCACCTGCTGCCGCTCATCCCGCGTCTCAGGCTCCTGGAGCCGATACAGTGGCGGAGAGCCTGGCTTCTGCACGAGCCCGTCTCGATCCGAGTCATCGCATCCTGAGGAAGCCATGCCAATCACCCGAAGCGCGCTCGCCGAATCGTACGATCGCTTCCTCGATCACGCCGCGCATTACATCACGGAGGATGCCGACAGCGGCTTTCTCAACCTCGGCTATTTCACCGGCACGAGCATGTCCCTGTCCGAGGCCTGCGCACGCCTGACCGAGGAGGTGGTCGCCACGGCGCAGGATCGCCAGGGACCGGTGCTCGACGTCGGCTGCGGCGCGGGCGGCGGTACAGCCTGCATCGCCCGCCACTGGCCGGCCGACCGCGTGCATGGGGCGAACATCTCGGATCATCAGCTGGATGCCTGCCGCCGCCGGGTGCCCGGCGCGCACTTCCACCTGATGCCCGCGGAAGACCTCGCCTTCCCGGACGCAACCTTCCGGACCGTCATCAGTATCGAGGCGGCCTGCCACTTCGATCGGCCACGCTTTCTCGCCGAGGCGATGCGCATCCTGCGTCCCGGCGGCGAACTCGTCGTCGCGGATATACTGTTCCACGACCAGCCGGAGGTCTTCGGCAGGTTTCTGTCCGGCGGTGAAATCTATCGCGACATCGGCAGCTACGAGACGATCTGGCGGAGCGCCGGCTTTGCCGATGTGGCCTGCCGCGACGTCACCGATCCCGTCTGGCGCGGCTTCGTCCGGAACAGCCGGGCCCGAGCCCTGAAAGGGCTGATGACGAAGACGCTGGAGCCCGCAGCCTTCCGAAAGGCGCTCGCCTTCGCCGACAAGATCGCCGCCCTCCCCGTCAGCGCCTATGTCATCGCGCGCGCGACGAAGCCGGCGGCGATGTCCTGACCGAAGCCACACTCCCGCCGATGCCCGCCAGCATCCCCGACCTCCGCCTCGACCGCTATCGGGACGTCCTGGACGTCCTCGCCGATCCCCGGTTCGAAATCTACAAGCCGCTGATGCGCGGTGACGCCGCCGCACATCTGGAGGTCGCGAATCCCGCCACGCGATCGCGACGCGCCGGTGCCCTGAGCGGCGTGCTCGCCCGGCATCTGTCCGGAGCGGCCGTCGCCCGGATGGCGCCGCGCATCCGGACCCTGGTCCGCGAGATCCTCGCCCGAGGCGCCGACAAGGGCGAGTTCGACGCACTCGCGGACCTCGCCTACGCCGTCCCGGCGACGGTCATGGCCGATCTGCTCGGCCACCCCGCCGACGGCATCCTCGGACTGCGCCCGATCTTCGCGGGAATGACCCAGGGCCACGAGATCGATGCGTCGGAAGCGGATCGTCAGCGCGCCCGCCTCTGTCTCATGATGCTCGTGAAGCGGCTCGACGCCGGACGTGTCGGCGGCCGACCCACGCCGCTGGTGGCCGATGCCCTGGCGGCGCTCGGGGGGTCGGCCGACGATGCCGGCGCGCTGGGCTACTGGCGCGCCATGATCTTCTATGCGGGCAGCGAGACGACGAAGGACCTGATCGCCAACGTCGTCGCGGCGCTCCTGGAATCGCCTGTTCTCCGGGATCGGCTGGCCGCCGCGCCGGTCGGGCTCGACGATACCCTCGAAGAGCTGATTCGACTGGAGGGCCCTGTCGGATGTATCGGACGCGTGGCCCGGGAGAGGGTCGAGATCGGATCGAACCGCATAGAGCGGGGACAGCTCGTCCATCTCATGCTGGGGGACGCGAACCGCGACGTCGATGCGTTCGGCGACGCGGCGTGCCCCCATGCCGATACGCCCAGGGTC contains the following coding sequences:
- a CDS encoding cytochrome P450 gives rise to the protein MSVFGAGDPPEGYVRDPFEVLGRMPAVCPVRLADREGWAVSDRSAILAALRDDRLSITDSSSFTDRTPAFRSSVVRMLRSWFAHEAGEELPALVEKACADAAGPLLAASQADLVSDIARAVPLVVMAELLGVPPAHRQGLGRLAGGLLESYDSGRGESIAGGGRSKQGLDGYFALHLTQTQIATPLLDELRDLGLKHGIPVAAMADVCTKLLVAGTTTTAGCLASILAWLLEDPAAYRTCAERADADMPALVEDLIRLRSPVLALKRMATAAATVAGTPVAAGTRVYLLTAAANRERGTAAPDCPAAEPTQRHLSFGRGRHACLGAPLARLEIRTALTHLLPLIPRLRLLEPIQWRRAWLLHEPVSIRVIAS
- a CDS encoding methyltransferase domain-containing protein encodes the protein MPITRSALAESYDRFLDHAAHYITEDADSGFLNLGYFTGTSMSLSEACARLTEEVVATAQDRQGPVLDVGCGAGGGTACIARHWPADRVHGANISDHQLDACRRRVPGAHFHLMPAEDLAFPDATFRTVISIEAACHFDRPRFLAEAMRILRPGGELVVADILFHDQPEVFGRFLSGGEIYRDIGSYETIWRSAGFADVACRDVTDPVWRGFVRNSRARALKGLMTKTLEPAAFRKALAFADKIAALPVSAYVIARATKPAAMS
- a CDS encoding cytochrome P450, giving the protein MPASIPDLRLDRYRDVLDVLADPRFEIYKPLMRGDAAAHLEVANPATRSRRAGALSGVLARHLSGAAVARMAPRIRTLVREILARGADKGEFDALADLAYAVPATVMADLLGHPADGILGLRPIFAGMTQGHEIDASEADRQRARLCLMMLVKRLDAGRVGGRPTPLVADALAALGGSADDAGALGYWRAMIFYAGSETTKDLIANVVAALLESPVLRDRLAAAPVGLDDTLEELIRLEGPVGCIGRVARERVEIGSNRIERGQLVHLMLGDANRDVDAFGDAACPHADTPRVKHLAFGHGPTHCLGARLARQELEIVLTEIRPYLPHMALAEPSEWTGRRVLRERASLRIRFAAPA